TTCCTTGCTCACCCATTCACGGCCCGGCATATTACCAATACAGGGATGAAACAACGTATGATTACCAAGTTCATGACCTTTCGCAGGAAGTTTTTTCCACTCCTTCAATCTTGTTTGAACCGATTGTGAAAACGCAGTTATATAAAATGTTGCTTTTAATCCTAACGAATCTAATACCGGTGCAGCATTATCTAAATGCTGATCAATAGCATCATCGTAAGTAAGAACAACTGCACATTTCTTTCCCTTCCATACATTATTGGTTTGTGCATATACACAAGCAAACAAACTGAAAACGCAACAGACTGCAAAAATTATCTTGTTCATTAATTAACCATTAGTATGATCATTCAAAAAAAGGAACACCCGGCACTGCATATTTTTTCATAGCAGTTTCATTGATATCAACCCCTATCCCGGGTTTCTCCGACAAGGTAATGTAACTATCTTTCACCCACTCTCCATCATACGTTACAATTTCCTTGAACATCGGGTTTGTATGAAAATAAGATTGCCATTCCAATATTAAAAAATTAGGAACAGAAGCACATACATGTGCCGATGCCATTGCGCCGAGGAACGACGCAACCATATGTGGAGCAAACGGCGTGTAGTATAAATTTGCAAGGTTAGCAATACGCTGGCCTTCACCAAGTCCACCTGCTTTTTGCAGATCGGGCATCACAATATCAACGGCTCCTATTTCAAGTAATCGCCTAAAACCATAAGCCAGGTAATGATTCTCCCCTGCGCAAATAGGTGTGCTTGTGCTTTCTGTAATTAGTTTATATGCTTCTACATTTTCTGCAGGTATTGGTTCTTCCAGCCACATTAAATTCAGGGGCTCTAAACGTTTGGCTACCGCTTGTCCTGTTACTGCATCATAACGGCCATGCATATCCACACATATATCAATGTTTGGGCCAACTGCTTCTCTTGCTGCTGCCATTTGATCGTACATACGTTGCAGCTCCATGGGACTTGCAGTCCAGTTATACGCATCATATTTATTGGGATCGTTTGCCTGATCAAGATCAAATTTAATTGCATTGAAACCCATCTTCTTTGACGTCAATGCTGCTTCTGCAAAATCTTTCGGTGTTGGTAAATTGCGTTGATACAAAGCCGTATCGCAATACACTCTTATTTTATCACGAAATTTTCCACCCAATAATTGATACACCGGAATGTTCAATGATTTTCCCGCAAGATCCCATAATGCTGTTTCAATGGCTGATAACACAGCAATATACATTCCTCCCTGAGCTCCCTGGAAAAAACCACCTTTGCGGATATCTTCAAAC
The DNA window shown above is from Lacibacter sp. H375 and carries:
- a CDS encoding mandelate racemase/muconate lactonizing enzyme family protein, which codes for MSNNNSRRSFLSKAALATALMPIASMQVFGEGYKEAVERTPKSSAPSDLKITDIKCGYIRGSLFVKIYTNQDIYGVGEGVDAVPGTYHLVKNFGARLKGKSPLNVHRLFEDIRKGGFFQGAQGGMYIAVLSAIETALWDLAGKSLNIPVYQLLGGKFRDKIRVYCDTALYQRNLPTPKDFAEAALTSKKMGFNAIKFDLDQANDPNKYDAYNWTASPMELQRMYDQMAAAREAVGPNIDICVDMHGRYDAVTGQAVAKRLEPLNLMWLEEPIPAENVEAYKLITESTSTPICAGENHYLAYGFRRLLEIGAVDIVMPDLQKAGGLGEGQRIANLANLYYTPFAPHMVASFLGAMASAHVCASVPNFLILEWQSYFHTNPMFKEIVTYDGEWVKDSYITLSEKPGIGVDINETAMKKYAVPGVPFFE